In Oncorhynchus nerka isolate Pitt River linkage group LG21, Oner_Uvic_2.0, whole genome shotgun sequence, the genomic window AGCATAATGAATTCCATTttcttggcgttaatggattttgcctttgcgttgtctcgctgaaatgttcttactctttcaaatgactgctcaacTTGAACATGTTAAGTTGTTGGAAGTGTGCGCTTAGTATTTTTCTGCTTTTGTTCTGTGTACTGCTGTAGTCATCTACTTACATTATATacgtatgcacgtcagctttgacaccGGTTTTGCACATTGGTGTTAAACTAGACATTgggccgatgttggcatttttagctaatatcgtttGATTCCGATATGCTCACCGATTTATCGTGCATCCCTAGCTCTTACCTTTGCTTTTGACTCCATCTGTGGAGCTCTTGCGTTTGACTGTGGTGGCCTCAGCTTTGTTCTGCTTGTGCTGCAGGTACTGAGCTTTCTGCTTCCACACCTATGTGTATATAGAAGCAATTTAGGCCATGAATCATGACTCATAGCATAGTGCTGGCAGGCCATTCTTAAATTGATTTCAAATGTTTATTAGAATTATCAATCAAATCTCTTCTTAAATTGTTAATTTCAAGTTAAACTTACCAGTTTATCTTTTTCTGGGAGCTGTTTCCACACCTCTGCCAACCTTTTGCTCAGCTCCCCAACACTGCAAACACAGTAAAGCCTTTCTTTAAATTTTGTATAACATATGTACCACAATCATTAATAGTTACAATGTAATTATAAAAAGGGATAACTCTGCCCACCTAGTCCCGGCTGCTCTGCATTGATGTTGACCCTGTACTCTTTACAGAACACCTGGTACGCTGTTGTGTTCTTCTTCTTGGGCTGAAAAAAAGAAAGGAGATGAAGTGTATCTATATATAAAGCATTTCACTACaacagcaataacatctgctaaatctttgtatgtgaccaatcaaatttgatttgatatattatatatatacactgtacaAAATGCAGGAACCACTGTCTAAAAGCCTAAACTACCAATCTGTTTTGGTTCTTACCTTATCTTTCTCCTTCTCGTgcttttccctttccctctcctccttctttttcttcttctccatcATTGCTACTTCATTACTTTGATGATGGTGAGTAAGgatgggagtagggatgggggccCCCATGGCATACATTCCACCAGCTGCAGAGTGATTGGCTGAGCCATGGGTGTGGGTGTGGCCTCTCGATGGGTCCCCTGGAGAAAGCATACAAGGAGCACATATTAGAATGCATAATAAAGTAACTGTTGAAGTAACCAATGTTAAACATCTTTCTGCAATAGGACTAAGGCAGACTAGCGGCAGCGTTCCAAAAGTTTCTAATCACCTCCTGATCCTTTGCTGTGCTTCTTCTCTCTCCCGCCTTTGTCTTTCTCcctgtccttctctttctcctttttCTTCTTGCTTTTCTtgctcttcttctttttctttgaCAGATGCTTGTACGAGTCGTCTATCACCAGCTCTCCTGCCTCCAGTTCGCCCCCCGAGGAGGAGCTGTCTCCCCCCATACCCCCACCGTAGTGCCCTGACACACAAGAGAGAGGGACATAGGGTTCATGCAGGAATCAACACAAATACAGGAAAAGTGGTTAAGTGCACATACAAATGAGTTTCTAATAATGTCTCTCATAGCGATAAATCTAGCCAAAGGCCCTCTTACCCTCCACCTCCACTTCCTTCCCCACAACAGGCAGTGGATCTCGGCTCTGCTGCATCTTCTTGGGGACTTTAGAGAGCTGCTTCCgttctctgtccttctcctttTTATCCCCCTTTGAGgatgaggaggagtggggagggaaGGGAAAGCCCTCTCCTTCGGCCTTCTCCTTAGGCGAGACCATGAGCTTCATCCTCAGCCCATCCGGCTCACGTATGTTCAGGAGATCTCCtttaggggtaccggtaccaccaTGGAACAGAGACGACGACTTGGAGGAGGAGTGCTTtttggaagaggaggatgaggacatAGGGCGGGAATGAGAGGAGTGGCTGCCTTTGCTTCCTCCGGTGCTCCCATCACGTTTGCGGTCTTTGGAGGAagtgggaggaagagaaggagggataggAGGGCTTCTTGTGCAGGTGTGGGCTCGGGTCTGAGCCGGTGGCCATAGGGGAGGTGATGGCCTGTAGGAGCCCCATGGCTGTGTCTGTGGGATGGGAGGAAGACGAGGAGGACAGGGAAGGGGAGTGGTCCGACGACTTTCGCTTCTTCTTGTGGAGAGGTGGGCCTGAGCCTTGCTGGTCTGGTAAAGAACATCGTGAAGGGAGAGTGAGAACATAATGAATCAGTTCAGCATAAAATTCATGCAAataattaaatattttttattgacaGAGCAGAATTCCTTCCTCCTTTACCTCT contains:
- the hmgxb4a gene encoding LOW QUALITY PROTEIN: HMG domain-containing protein 4a (The sequence of the model RefSeq protein was modified relative to this genomic sequence to represent the inferred CDS: deleted 1 base in 1 codon), giving the protein MAFEEIKKKGVVEVGMEGEVGLVAGRSQREKRRSYKDLLREEEEIAAQVRKSSKKRPKDSEPFLLGGDSHKKKKKHSEDYYYRDQQGSGPPLHKKKRKSSDHSPSLSSSSSSHPTDTAMGLLQAITSPMATGSDPSPHLHKKPSYPSFSSSHSSKDRKRDGSTGGSKGSHSSHSRPMSSSSSSKKHSSSKSSSLFHGGTGTPKGDLLNIREPDGLRMKLMVSPKEKAEGEGFPFPPHSSSSSKGDKKEKDRERKQLSKVPKKMQQSRDPLPVVGKEVEVEGHYGGGMGGDSSSSGGELEAGELVIDDSYKHLSKKKKKSKKSKKKKEKEKDREKDKGGREKKHSKGSGGDPSRGHTHTHGSANHSAAGGMYAMGAPIPTPILTHHHQSNEVAMMEKKKKKEEREREKHEKEKDKPKKKNTTAYQVFCKEYRVNINAEQPGLERLYCVCSVGELSKRLAEVWKQLPEKDKLVWKQKAQYLQHKQNKAEATTVKRKSSTDGVKSKGSMKGMGLGAGLVSPNRASVGVSLSPARVPDVDPIDAAAHLQLLGESLSLIGHRLQETEGMVAVSGSLSVLLDSILCALGPLTCLTAQIPQLNGCPRQVLSNTLDNIAYIMPGL